CGTCCATACCGGCTGGCCCGAGGGCGCGAGCGCCGAGTGCGGCAGCGACATCCCCAAAGCTTCCCCCACCACTTGCGAGGTCGCGGCCGTGCCGAGAAATTGACAGCCACCTCCCGGTGAGGCGCAGGCGCGGCAGCCGAGGTCCGCCGCCTCCTGCAACGAAATCAGCCCATGCGCGAACCGCGCGCCGATCGTTTGAACTTTTCCAGCATCCTCGCCATTGGCTGGTGGCAGCGTCACACCTCCCGGCACCAGCACGCAAGGCAGGTCACTCATTCCCGCCAGGGCCATCATCATCGCGGGCAAACCCTTGTCGCAGGTCGCCACGCCGATGACGCCCGAACGCGTCGGCAGCGAGCGGATGAGCCGTCGAAAAATTTGCGCGGCGTCGTTGCGATACGGGAGGCTGTCGAACATTCCGGTCGTGCCTTGCGTGCGGCCATCGCAGGGATCGGAGCAAAACGCGGCGAAGGGAATGGTTCCGAGCGAGCGCAATTCGTTTGCTGCGGCTTCGACGAGCAGGCCGATCTCCCAATGGCCGGTGTGATAGCCGAGCGCAATGGGCTTGCCATCGGGCGCGCGGAGTCCGCCCTGGGTGCTGAGGATGAGAAATTGCTTTCGGCCAAGCTCACGGGGATCCCAACCCATGCCGGCGTTCTGAGTCAGGCCGAAGACATCCCCGCTGGGTCGATTGAGCAGCATTTCCTCAGTCAACGGCAGACTGCCCGCGGGGCCGGCGGCTTTGGTCTGAATCCGATAAACGTCCGGCGAAGCCGCGCCCAGAATCTCGCTGTCGTTCATGGCGAGATTGAATCATCGCCGTGCGGTCCCACCAAGGAAGAACTGAAACGCCGGACACACGACGCCGACTTTACCGTGCGGCCCTTCCCTGCCATGATGCAACCGGACGAACGATGCGAGAACCAGAACACCGGGCGGTTGGAATGCGGGAGCTTGTTCATCTAAACTGCTAACCCGGGAGGCGCCATGCCGTTTCCACTCGCTCATCCCGCTGCGATTCTGCCGTTCCGTCGATGGTCCGGTAGGTGGCTCGATTTCAGCGCTCTGGTGATCGGGGCCGTCACACCGGACTTGAGCTATTGTTTCTTGACGGATGCCGGGCGGTATGGCGTCGGAGGTTTTGCCCACTCTCTGGGTGGGTGCCTTGGATTTTCGCTGCCGGTCGGCTGGATGTTGACCCTGCTTTTCTACTCGGTGGGCGGACCGCTGGTCGAGCGTCTGCCGGCGCCGCATCGGGAGGTCCTGGTGCCGCGTTGCCGGCAGTTTCCACGTTCGTGGCATACCATTCCGTTGTCGGTGCTGATCGGCGCAATTACTCACGTGTTCTGGGACGCGTTCACGCACGAGACGGGATGGTTCGTCGAGCGATCTGACCTCCTGCAGCAGATTCTGTTCACCGTGAACAACCGGCCTTTCAGAGTGTACTGGTTGCTTTGGCACCTCAGCACCTGGACAGGGATCGGACTGGTGTCGTGGTTCTACGCTCGTGCCGTCAAAAGGCGGACCGGCTCCGGGAGACTGTTTTTGGTCGGCGAGACGGGGCTTTACTTCAAATGGTTCGGCGTTTTGCTGCTTCCAACATTGGTCGTGTTACCCTTC
This genomic window from Candidatus Angelobacter sp. contains:
- a CDS encoding DUF4184 family protein gives rise to the protein MPFPLAHPAAILPFRRWSGRWLDFSALVIGAVTPDLSYCFLTDAGRYGVGGFAHSLGGCLGFSLPVGWMLTLLFYSVGGPLVERLPAPHREVLVPRCRQFPRSWHTIPLSVLIGAITHVFWDAFTHETGWFVERSDLLQQILFTVNNRPFRVYWLLWHLSTWTGIGLVSWFYARAVKRRTGSGRLFLVGETGLYFKWFGVLLLPTLVVLPFTLHSLGTESWTSPAFGRALRAALAMYVIVLIAVLACAGAWLKVREREGG